A window of the Parabacteroides merdae ATCC 43184 genome harbors these coding sequences:
- a CDS encoding HD domain-containing protein produces MNVTYEDVRKSEEIRTYIKQADESLKAIGYTEHSFAHCTKVAKVAGDLLEKLGYDAHEVELARIAGFMHDIGNVVNRIDHAQSGAMMAFRILDKMGMPPEDVATVITAIGNHDEQTAAAVNAVAAALIIADKTDVRRSRVRNRSTINFDIHDRVNYAAEKSDVILEPDSKTITLDLKINTEICAVMDYFEIFTGRMLLCRKAAEFLGLQFKLDINDVYLL; encoded by the coding sequence ATGAATGTAACATATGAAGATGTCCGCAAATCCGAAGAGATCCGGACTTATATCAAACAAGCGGACGAGTCGTTGAAAGCAATCGGCTACACGGAGCATAGCTTTGCCCATTGCACGAAGGTTGCGAAAGTAGCAGGGGATTTATTGGAGAAGTTAGGATATGATGCGCATGAGGTGGAACTGGCTCGTATCGCCGGTTTCATGCACGATATAGGCAATGTGGTGAACCGCATCGACCACGCCCAAAGTGGGGCTATGATGGCTTTTCGTATTTTGGATAAGATGGGAATGCCGCCTGAAGATGTGGCGACCGTTATTACAGCTATCGGAAACCATGACGAACAGACGGCTGCTGCTGTAAATGCCGTTGCAGCTGCTCTGATAATCGCTGATAAGACGGATGTGCGTCGCAGCCGTGTCCGTAACCGTTCCACGATTAATTTCGATATCCATGATCGGGTAAATTATGCAGCCGAAAAATCGGATGTTATATTGGAGCCGGATTCGAAAACGATCACTCTCGATTTAAAGATCAATACTGAAATTTGTGCCGTGATGGACTATTTCGAGATTTTTACCGGACGGATGCTACTTTGCAGGAAAGCAGCTGAATTTCTTGGCCTGCAGTTCAAGCTGGATATAAATGATGTCTATTTATTGTAA
- a CDS encoding DUF4852 domain-containing protein: MKHFLCLLFCLSFLLFPVYAQESYETYSGDTFKTGDVLTLGDFYLSSTKYSHLKYAYTDTYGKVRYEAFNGKDLPFSKVTIREIIRPEDKNMFLNEAVVFALESEKAPDKKLFVEIDRAIEQGEIVVNMPEPVIKCEEMTLEQMFICCVRVNKLPIDDKVVLNYISVVNKELGQECRRDQFKFRKLKGEYQARLEKGMADFDFTKTYFIKVNNNHNGYDFDHKGYPLSYPTRSGSSPKQCIPFNGFNFMPVNPDQAFFIPVSMDDAEKYEKRSRGTGQNGYVSPLVYTVVYLQPLDKYMELPKGKYNVLNVENLYRSTLIGVKVKGLEVYDNKNFRYNLIGSALFE; encoded by the coding sequence ATGAAACATTTTTTATGCCTTCTTTTTTGCTTATCTTTCCTTCTTTTCCCTGTTTATGCACAGGAATCGTATGAAACGTATAGTGGAGATACATTCAAAACCGGTGATGTGCTTACTCTCGGAGATTTCTATCTGAGTTCGACTAAGTATAGCCATTTGAAATACGCGTATACGGATACCTATGGAAAGGTTCGGTATGAGGCGTTCAATGGAAAGGATTTGCCTTTCTCCAAGGTAACAATCCGTGAGATTATCCGGCCGGAAGATAAGAATATGTTCCTGAACGAAGCTGTCGTGTTTGCCTTGGAAAGTGAGAAAGCTCCCGATAAGAAACTGTTCGTGGAGATTGATCGTGCGATCGAACAAGGCGAGATCGTCGTGAATATGCCTGAACCTGTTATAAAATGCGAGGAGATGACGCTCGAACAAATGTTTATTTGCTGTGTTCGTGTCAATAAATTACCGATAGACGACAAGGTGGTCTTGAATTATATCAGTGTCGTCAATAAAGAATTGGGGCAGGAATGCCGGCGCGATCAGTTTAAATTCCGTAAACTGAAAGGCGAATATCAGGCTCGCTTGGAAAAGGGAATGGCCGATTTTGATTTTACGAAAACTTATTTCATAAAAGTGAACAATAACCATAACGGTTATGATTTTGACCATAAAGGCTATCCATTGTCCTATCCGACACGTTCGGGCAGTTCTCCCAAACAATGTATTCCTTTCAACGGTTTCAATTTTATGCCGGTTAATCCGGATCAGGCGTTCTTTATCCCTGTGAGCATGGATGATGCAGAAAAATACGAGAAACGGAGCAGAGGAACTGGTCAGAACGGCTATGTCAGCCCGTTGGTATATACGGTTGTCTATTTGCAGCCCTTGGATAAGTATATGGAACTGCCAAAAGGAAAATACAATGTTCTCAACGTGGAGAACCTATATCGCTCGACACTGATCGGTGTCAAGGTTAAAGGCTTGGAGGTCTATGATAATAAAAATTTCCGGTATAATTTGATTGGATCGGCTTTGTTTGAATGA
- a CDS encoding porin → MKTHLYLLTILFISVPSVFAQKIEKETVPGQEPTLVERLTGGKKVIESAEMNFQLFTSANANFIGSDFDGMNFKLNRVRLEIKGNVWKNLSYHYRQSFNKYSDPYSLDNLSSSLELAYVNLKVHDKFGFTIGKQFVNFGGYEYFVNSIKVREFSEFNNLLTCYQAGISGNWQINPDHELCFQIVNNRSGQDNEIYPTGLPDNTREAKVPFMYTVNWNSYYFDRILQLRYAASVGQQTQKRYSYYFTCGNTIEKGPLLTYLDIMYTRQGLDQHGVISRLPETAQTACNTEYLSVIADVDYRIHPRWNLYVKGAYETGKVYKANGPFAKGMYRRSWNAQSSLEFFPIKNSDLFIFLLYTYRGVKLEKAALDMGAVDPDTHRISLGLVYSIPVF, encoded by the coding sequence ATGAAAACACATCTCTACTTATTGACAATACTATTCATATCCGTTCCATCCGTCTTTGCACAAAAGATTGAGAAAGAAACCGTTCCTGGACAAGAACCGACTTTGGTCGAACGACTTACAGGAGGGAAAAAGGTGATTGAAAGCGCAGAAATGAATTTTCAGCTTTTTACTTCGGCAAACGCCAATTTCATCGGTTCCGATTTCGACGGCATGAACTTCAAGCTGAATCGTGTCCGATTGGAAATAAAAGGGAATGTATGGAAAAACCTTTCTTATCATTACCGGCAGTCGTTTAATAAATATTCGGACCCTTATTCGCTGGACAACCTTTCGTCCTCGCTCGAATTGGCTTATGTCAACCTGAAAGTACATGACAAGTTCGGCTTTACGATCGGTAAGCAGTTTGTCAATTTCGGAGGATACGAATATTTTGTCAATTCGATAAAAGTCCGTGAATTCAGTGAGTTCAACAACCTACTGACCTGCTATCAGGCTGGTATTTCAGGTAACTGGCAGATCAATCCTGACCACGAACTTTGCTTCCAGATCGTGAACAACCGAAGCGGACAGGACAACGAAATCTACCCGACCGGATTGCCCGACAACACACGAGAAGCAAAAGTTCCTTTCATGTATACGGTAAACTGGAACAGCTACTATTTCGACCGCATCCTGCAACTCCGTTATGCCGCTTCCGTAGGACAACAGACACAGAAACGTTATTCTTATTACTTCACCTGCGGCAACACGATCGAGAAAGGACCTCTGCTGACTTATCTGGACATCATGTACACCCGGCAGGGATTGGACCAGCACGGCGTTATCAGCCGTCTGCCAGAGACAGCCCAGACAGCTTGCAATACCGAGTATCTATCGGTCATCGCCGATGTGGACTACCGGATTCACCCGCGCTGGAACCTCTATGTGAAAGGTGCTTATGAAACCGGAAAAGTGTACAAGGCGAACGGACCATTTGCCAAAGGCATGTACCGCCGTTCCTGGAATGCACAGAGCAGTCTCGAATTTTTCCCGATCAAGAACAGTGATCTTTTCATCTTTCTCCTTTATACATATCGCGGCGTAAAACTTGAAAAAGCAGCCTTGGATATGGGAGCAGTCGATCCCGACACGCATCGTATTTCGTTAGGGCTGGTCTATTCGATTCCGGTATTCTAA
- a CDS encoding Cof-type HAD-IIB family hydrolase, giving the protein MIKAVFFDIDGTLVSFKTHVVPKSTLHAIELLKKKGIKVFIATGRHRRSINNLGDLEFDGYVTLNGGYVFAGKDDVIYKHSIPDKDIEALVRYQEKEGEFPCAFVQEDEIFMNYTDKAVNDVFHLLNFPAPPIRPIEDIYGKTVYQLIAFFTAEQEKRIMKVLSHCESTRWNPLFTDIVPLGSSKRVGIDKMLEHYHIGLDECMAFGDGGNDIQMLSHVGIGVAMGNAAEDVMSAAGYVTTSVDENGVYNALKHFNII; this is encoded by the coding sequence ATGATTAAAGCAGTATTTTTTGATATTGATGGGACATTGGTCAGCTTTAAAACACATGTAGTCCCGAAATCTACCCTTCATGCGATCGAATTGTTGAAGAAGAAGGGGATAAAAGTATTTATAGCAACTGGTCGTCATCGCCGTTCGATTAACAATCTGGGCGATCTTGAGTTCGATGGATATGTAACTTTGAATGGTGGCTATGTGTTTGCCGGAAAGGACGATGTGATTTATAAGCATAGCATTCCCGATAAGGATATCGAAGCCTTGGTTCGTTACCAGGAAAAAGAAGGCGAATTCCCTTGTGCCTTTGTGCAGGAAGACGAGATTTTTATGAACTATACGGATAAGGCGGTCAATGATGTGTTTCATCTGTTGAACTTCCCGGCTCCTCCAATCCGTCCGATCGAGGATATTTATGGAAAGACGGTCTACCAGTTGATCGCCTTTTTTACGGCAGAGCAGGAGAAACGTATTATGAAGGTCTTGTCGCATTGTGAATCCACGCGGTGGAACCCTCTTTTTACAGATATCGTACCGCTTGGAAGCAGTAAACGGGTCGGGATTGACAAAATGCTGGAACATTACCATATCGGTCTGGACGAATGTATGGCCTTTGGTGATGGTGGTAATGATATTCAGATGCTTAGCCATGTCGGGATTGGGGTTGCTATGGGAAATGCGGCCGAAGACGTGATGAGTGCAGCTGGTTATGTGACCACCTCTGTCGACGAGAATGGTGTATACAATGCGTTGAAACATTTCAACATTATTTGA
- a CDS encoding beta-class carbonic anhydrase, translating into MIDELLKFNREFVKSKGYERFITNKYPDKKIAIVSCMDTRLTELLPAALGIKNGDVKIIKNAGAIISHPFGSVVRSLLVAIYELGVNEVMIVGHTDCGAKHMDSEQMIEVMKKRGIPSEHIDMMRYCGIDFKSWLRGFDTPEGSVRETVTQVQKHPLIPKDITVRGFVIDSTTGELATVV; encoded by the coding sequence ATGATAGACGAGTTATTGAAATTTAATCGTGAATTTGTAAAGAGTAAAGGATACGAGAGGTTTATCACCAATAAATATCCTGATAAGAAAATTGCGATAGTGTCTTGTATGGATACGCGTCTTACGGAGCTGCTACCGGCAGCTTTGGGAATAAAGAACGGGGATGTCAAGATCATCAAGAATGCTGGGGCGATTATTTCCCATCCTTTCGGAAGTGTGGTCCGGAGTCTGTTGGTTGCCATTTATGAATTAGGTGTGAACGAAGTCATGATTGTCGGTCATACCGATTGCGGTGCCAAGCATATGGACAGCGAACAGATGATTGAGGTAATGAAGAAGCGTGGTATCCCTTCGGAGCATATCGATATGATGCGTTACTGCGGCATTGATTTCAAATCGTGGTTGCGTGGGTTCGACACCCCGGAAGGTTCCGTTCGTGAAACAGTGACTCAAGTACAAAAACATCCGTTGATCCCAAAAGATATAACGGTCCGCGGATTTGTAATCGACTCGACTACAGGTGAATTGGCTACTGTCGTTTAG
- a CDS encoding M28 family metallopeptidase, producing MRKTGLFLASIVLSATLWAELPEKKGLDVINRANAEAYIGFLASDALEGREAGFRGGRIAGEYIVSNLKTMGIEPLFESYYQPFEAYNKERQKKGRFQVHPDSIAKLKQGVHQKLSMNNILGKIEGKNPNEYVIIGAHYDHLGFDPMLDGDRVYNGADDNASGVSAVLQVAKAFLATGVQPERTVIFAFWDGEEKGLLGSKYFVQTFSEMDKVKGYLNYDMIGRNKDESKPMHVVYFYTEAHPVFGDWLKNDIKKYGLNLTPDYRPWDKPVGGSDNASFALLDIPVIWYHTDGHPDYHMPSDHVEKINWNKIVDITKASFLNMWNLANEKDY from the coding sequence ATGAGAAAAACGGGATTGTTTTTAGCCTCTATTGTACTAAGTGCTACGCTATGGGCCGAGTTGCCTGAAAAGAAAGGGCTGGATGTCATTAACAGGGCAAATGCCGAGGCCTATATCGGTTTTCTGGCAAGCGATGCATTGGAAGGGCGTGAAGCTGGTTTCCGTGGTGGGCGTATTGCCGGTGAATATATTGTATCTAATTTGAAAACGATGGGGATCGAACCTCTGTTCGAATCCTATTACCAACCTTTTGAGGCTTATAACAAGGAACGGCAGAAGAAGGGCCGTTTCCAGGTTCATCCGGATTCGATCGCGAAGTTGAAACAAGGTGTTCATCAGAAGTTGTCGATGAACAACATCTTGGGGAAGATCGAGGGTAAGAACCCGAACGAATATGTGATTATTGGCGCCCATTACGATCATCTCGGCTTTGACCCGATGCTGGACGGTGACCGGGTCTATAACGGGGCCGACGATAATGCTTCGGGTGTTTCAGCTGTCCTGCAGGTCGCTAAGGCGTTTTTAGCGACGGGGGTTCAACCGGAGCGAACCGTTATTTTCGCCTTCTGGGATGGTGAAGAGAAAGGCTTGTTAGGCTCCAAATATTTCGTGCAGACATTCTCGGAGATGGATAAGGTGAAGGGGTATCTGAATTACGACATGATTGGCCGTAATAAAGACGAGTCCAAGCCGATGCATGTCGTTTATTTCTATACGGAAGCGCATCCTGTGTTTGGCGATTGGTTGAAAAACGATATCAAGAAATATGGCTTGAATCTGACTCCTGATTATCGTCCGTGGGATAAACCGGTAGGGGGGAGTGATAACGCTTCGTTCGCTCTTTTGGATATTCCGGTCATCTGGTACCATACGGATGGTCATCCTGACTATCATATGCCAAGCGACCATGTGGAAAAGATAAACTGGAATAAGATTGTCGACATAACGAAAGCCTCTTTTCTGAATATGTGGAATCTGGCGAATGAGAAAGACTATTGA
- a CDS encoding RagB/SusD family nutrient uptake outer membrane protein has protein sequence MKKSIILFGGLLFLTTQSCDVLDKEPLDSISTQQYFANANAQALEQYCNDLYPKLITGHGNPNEYNFGMMETDFQSDDLLPWDANSVAFSQHSISTADNDNWKWENIRACNAFMQDYELSPETEAVKHRYAGEILFFKTLDYFNKVKRFGDVPWYDKVLVPGDEDLYKGRDSRITVVANMIKDIDQAIEWLPQKETTGVYRISKDAALALKARICLFEGTFRRYHNMEGDTELLKAAYEAAGELMKSEYGYSLFQGSKPGKAYYELFIQADYNSNPEIILSKEYDPTVGKGNNLSRQIAVGESPIGLSRDAVEDYLCATTGKPISMCGCEGHSHHTTLIAELKNRDPRLLQTVPTPEAGEYTYYLEGKRPDIGKYTSGSVSTSTGYGVIKYYNPSEYTSSHHIGTLDAPIFRYAEILLIRAEAGAELGQDPELDKTINALRDRVGFNHHLTTNPIEDPKLVAEYPTIKGPNANLIREIRRERRVELMAEGYRYHDLMRWACGIRLNQPKLGIIPDKATSENDLNGYNTKDYESIKSGLGFVDGAIDVYTKRMTNPVPNFIDPKNYLFSIPTNQIGLNPNLKQNPGWD, from the coding sequence ATGAAAAAGTCAATTATATTATTTGGTGGTTTATTGTTCCTCACAACCCAAAGTTGTGATGTACTGGATAAAGAGCCATTAGACTCTATCAGTACACAACAATACTTTGCAAATGCCAATGCACAGGCATTAGAGCAATATTGTAATGATTTATATCCCAAATTAATCACCGGACATGGAAATCCGAACGAATATAATTTTGGGATGATGGAAACTGATTTCCAGTCTGATGACCTACTTCCGTGGGACGCAAACTCTGTAGCTTTCAGTCAACACAGCATTTCTACAGCAGACAATGACAATTGGAAATGGGAAAATATTCGTGCTTGTAATGCTTTTATGCAAGATTACGAACTATCCCCGGAAACCGAGGCCGTAAAACATCGTTATGCTGGTGAAATTTTATTCTTCAAGACATTGGATTACTTTAATAAAGTAAAACGCTTTGGCGATGTACCTTGGTATGACAAAGTATTGGTTCCTGGAGACGAAGACCTATACAAAGGCCGCGATTCCCGTATTACCGTTGTAGCAAACATGATAAAAGACATTGATCAAGCGATTGAATGGTTACCCCAAAAAGAAACGACAGGTGTCTACCGCATCAGCAAAGACGCTGCACTTGCATTAAAGGCACGTATATGTTTATTTGAAGGAACTTTCCGCCGTTATCATAATATGGAAGGTGATACCGAATTGCTCAAAGCCGCTTATGAAGCAGCAGGCGAACTGATGAAATCCGAATATGGCTATTCATTGTTCCAAGGTTCAAAACCTGGTAAAGCCTATTATGAATTATTTATCCAAGCAGATTACAACTCCAATCCTGAAATTATTCTGTCGAAGGAATATGATCCGACTGTCGGCAAAGGAAATAACTTAAGCCGCCAAATTGCAGTCGGTGAATCTCCTATCGGTTTGAGTCGTGACGCTGTTGAAGATTATTTGTGTGCAACAACAGGAAAACCAATCTCTATGTGCGGCTGCGAAGGCCACTCTCATCATACTACATTAATCGCCGAACTAAAGAATCGAGATCCGCGTTTACTACAAACAGTACCGACTCCCGAAGCTGGTGAATACACCTATTACCTAGAAGGGAAACGTCCGGATATCGGTAAATATACCAGTGGAAGTGTTAGTACATCTACGGGATATGGTGTTATCAAATATTACAATCCGTCAGAATACACATCATCTCATCATATTGGAACATTAGACGCTCCAATCTTCCGTTATGCAGAGATTCTTCTGATACGTGCAGAAGCAGGAGCCGAACTTGGCCAAGATCCCGAATTAGATAAAACAATCAACGCTTTGCGTGATCGGGTTGGTTTTAATCACCATTTGACAACAAATCCGATTGAAGACCCGAAATTGGTCGCCGAATATCCAACAATCAAAGGCCCGAACGCCAACTTGATCCGCGAAATCCGCCGTGAACGTCGTGTTGAACTAATGGCAGAAGGTTATCGTTATCACGACTTAATGCGTTGGGCCTGCGGTATTCGCCTGAACCAACCGAAATTGGGTATCATTCCAGACAAAGCAACAAGTGAGAATGATTTAAATGGATATAATACAAAAGATTATGAATCCATTAAATCCGGATTAGGTTTCGTAGACGGTGCCATTGATGTTTATACAAAACGAATGACAAATCCTGTTCCAAACTTTATAGATCCCAAGAACTATTTGTTCTCTATTCCGACAAACCAAATCGGATTAAATCCCAATTTAAAACAAAATCCGGGATGGGATTAA
- a CDS encoding RagB/SusD family nutrient uptake outer membrane protein translates to MTNCFTRTEKQEEKTNEEIQETFFSIREQKIKKDAAGNGYLSDETIANRASDALLNYMEACYEKNGNLDAKAQSYWRAFRERAHPDTDYNKTIAATVMSEEAKNDWGEERLITLGNWSIQPCITSIG, encoded by the coding sequence TTGACAAATTGTTTCACAAGGACAGAGAAACAAGAAGAAAAGACAAATGAAGAAATACAAGAAACTTTTTTTTCGATTCGGGAACAAAAAATAAAAAAGGATGCGGCAGGAAATGGTTATCTGAGTGATGAAACGATTGCGAATCGTGCATCAGATGCCTTATTAAACTATATGGAAGCATGTTATGAAAAGAATGGAAATCTGGATGCCAAAGCACAGAGCTATTGGAGAGCTTTTCGCGAACGTGCTCATCCCGATACAGATTATAATAAGACAATCGCTGCTACTGTTATGAGCGAAGAGGCCAAAAATGACTGGGGAGAGGAGAGACTTATTACGCTGGGCAACTGGTCAATCCAACCTTGTATAACATCGATCGGCTGA